One stretch of Brettanomyces nanus chromosome 4, complete sequence DNA includes these proteins:
- a CDS encoding uncharacterized protein (EggNog:ENOG41): MFDRSRSPRRNDMRDRSRSPPRRDYFSGYRGRSFRGRRGSRRGGSGYRYRDDRGDRGDRGDRGDRGDRGDRGDRGDRGDRGDRGDRGDRGFRETPRVYENSIFIGNLPYEATWRDLKDCFRDAGEIARADVLTSHGSSKGLGTVEFADRESAEKAIDMFNGFNFMGREIFVREDQPPPPRDDDRGARFRGRDRDSERSERSDRGRDFSHTSRLPVPQVDGIEVFVGNLPFRTSNIEFQSVFQDCDDIKSAQVKVDFRGRSRGYGILIFGTEEAAEKAIQEFDGRDLGGRPMEVRPGRASAPGGADMGGDAPSKNTEFTAGVTGNGDPSETLFVANLPWETTEADLFDLFGSIATVSKAELQYDHTNRPSGNAVVQFADDDGAANALGQLDGYEYGNRDLHLSYANRQQGEDAEMNEAPEIPANNGIPSGPSSQQVQAPVQGSNPVATIGETPTATTSAFAPVPAPVPVAVAPPISANPPAVASLPVSASAPAPIDAFVAVPATSSAFTTIPTPAQASSTDLANAPAEEEHIEE; this comes from the exons ATGTTT GATCGTTCAAGATCTCCCAGAAGAAATGATATGCGCGACCGTTCTAGATCTccaccaagaagagattattTCTCCGGTTATAGAGGAAGATCCTTCAGAGGTAGACGTGGAAGTAGACGCGGTGGATCAGGATATCGTTACAGGGACGACAGGGGTGACAGGGGTGACAGGGGTGACAGAGGTGACAGAGGTGACAGAGGTGACAGAGGTGATAGAGGTGATAGAGGCGATAGAGGCGATAGAGGTGATAGAGGCGACAGAGGCTTTCGTGAGACACCCAGGGTGTATGAAAACTCTATTTTCATTGGAAACCTACCATATGAGGCAACCTGGCGTGACCTTAAAGACTGCTTCAGGGATGCTGGTGAGATTGCGCGAGCAGACGTGTTGACTTCTCATGGTTCTTCCAAGGGTTTAGGTACTGTTGAATTTGCCGATAGAGAATCTGCAGAAAAGGCTATCGATATGTTCAATGGATTTAACTTCATGGGACGTGAAATATTTGTTAGAGAGGATCAACCACCGCCACCaagagatgatgataggGGCGCCCGTTTCAGAGGTCGTGATAGAGATTCTGAAAGATCTGAAAGATCTGATAGAGGTAGAGACTTTTCTCACACAAGCAGGTTACCAGTTCCACAAGTCGACGGAATCGAGGTGTTCGTCGGTAACCTACCATTCAGAACATCCAACATTGAATTTCAAAGTGTCTTTCAGGATTGTGATGACATTAAAAGTGCACAGGTGAAAGTTGATTTTAGAGGAAGATCAAGAGGTTACGGAATTCTAATCTTCGGCACAGAAGAAGCTGCAGAAAAGGCAATCCAAGAGTTTGATGGACGCGACCTTGGAGGAAGACCAATGGAAGTTAGACCAGGCAGAGCATCTGCTCCTGGTGGTGCTGATATGGGTGGGGATGCCCCATCTAAAAATACTGAATTCACTGCTGGTGTCACAGGAAACGGTGACCCAAGCGAGACTTTATTCGTTGCAAATTTACCGTGGGAGACAACTGAGGcagatctctttgatttgTTTGGCAGTATTGCTACTGTGAGCAAAGCGGAGTTACAATATGATCATACTAATAGACCTTCGGGAAATGCCGTTGTTCAGtttgctgatgatgatggtgcTGCCAATGCTCTGGGACAACTTGATGGATATGAATATGGTAATAGAGATTTACACTTGTCCTATGCCAACAGACAACAAGGCGAGGACGCCGAAATGAACGAAGCTCCAGAGATACCTGCCAACAATGGAATTCCATCCGGACCAAGTAGTCAGCAGGTGCAGGCCCCCGTTCAAGGTTCAAATCCGGTTGCTACGATCGGTGAGACTCCTACTGCCACTACCTCCGCCTTCGCACCCGTTCCAGCACCAGTGCCTGTTGCCGTTGCACCTCCAATTTCTGCCAATCCTCCTGCAGTGGCCTCGCTACCTGTTTCCGCTTCAGCACCTGCTCCTATTGACGCTTTTGTTGCAGTTCCAGCAACCT
- a CDS encoding uncharacterized protein (BUSCO:EOG093406PW): MVYRESRYYYSDRYRGDGSSRYNDDAHSGRPSRPRGPNNSNSISPTDDISLLPNNQSSAVQGYRDLHKHDYYTPISQRSSTYSLDMSRTGTEENSTLSHEVDRYDYDNKLSRKESYEQGTPLPKDYNYTDIPEQNHSSIKIAEAGRPSSQSVKSFKLVIKKQDGRPANSNGKLPPSVLEPIKAFSRDVHDPRLNGDIGYEKGRSKTLHKKIDSLIPVHYTYDKKHSVGPKPSGELVIWNFPPTTSIMIIKNYFIPFGDVREVHGVDDPRTAVPLGVCLLLFDGDPTIAHEAASKAVSSTNNILSVGGQAIKCGVNIGNKLYHEIFDRVMEDKKEKEMKEGREMERKRDLELKRQREKAVERKAQNVLHKDPERESKAEMTSTVNTMNAGLINLSIHDRHIKPFSSADLPPGFLKFIAGRPFIWIPDQYVNTRNVGSSTIRKIVAAYNCDRILTHRTGFYVVFDRLDDAQKCFDTEDGKKVMRYRMLMTFYVPDDMMLHTRIGDEISAVGQSKAYLLGELRNYLLKDLREKVIGPKVLNIIGTDRYRSHIDAYKKLIAKRKENEIMKQQAKLEHEKVEDDMISKLPIGLAPVRVNHQSADIASLTSFRRKRNGNNSKIIHRLPRKRYITKRNAMPMSHVLNESDGEDNDEDDEDDEDGEEDEESEDIEATIPAVEDKSAKRKLEDVVQIGKRRKVKDSSISSSEEEMKAVLSSQPTSPENEVSAALKSEYFGVDERYRPVLGSPIPVCKDKLDVTSPNLDWIQNIIRDDEDLKLFRTFSQHIASASTIVKDVRYLCWKKKHEKETEDKLLGDSEKRQNEGLSDFINEVVNNNELRSSTGCFRTTGYRKIPDRLKTDYLPYRRRIKKPLSTIENEDDNDSTAQSSSVHSSRVNRAISRRFAAGISAQKQMLGSESDLLELNQLLKRQKPVQFARSAIHNWGLYALEPIAVKEMIIEYVGERIRQKVAEVREKRYLKSGIGSSYLFRVDDNTVIDASKKGGIARFINHCCDPSCTAKIIKVDGKKRIVIYALKDIAANEELTYNYKFEKETNPEERIPCLCGAPNCKGYLN, translated from the coding sequence ATGGTGTACAGAGAGTCGAGATATTACTATTCTGATCGATACAGAGGTGATGGGAGTAGTAGATATAACGATGATGCTCATTCTGGCAGACCCAGCAGACCTCGAGGACCTAATAATTCTAACTCTATAAGTCCTACCGATGATATTTCTTTGCTACCTAATAATCAGTCTTCTGCTGTGCAGGGTTACCGCGACCTTCATAAACACGATTATTACACACCAATCAGTCAAAGATCATCTACTTATTCTTTGGATATGAGTCGAACCGGCACGGAGGAGAATTCGACTCTTAGTCATGAGGTTGATAGATATGATTATGACAACAAGTTGTCAAGAAAAGAGTCATACGAACAAGGAACACCATTGCCCAAAGATTACAACTATACTGACATCCCAGAGCAGAATCACTCGTCAATTAAGATTGCTGAAGCTGGTCGGCCATCGAGTCAATCGGTGAAGAGCTTCAAATTGGTGATAAAAAAGCAAGATGGAAGACCCGCTAACAGTAATGGTAAACTTCCTCCTTCAGTTCTTGAACCTATCAAGGCCTTTTCAAGAGACGTTCATGATCCTCGACTGAACGGAGATATAGGATATGAAAAGGGACGTTCCAAAACATTGCACAAAAAAATTGATTCATTGATCCCTGTTCATTATACCTATGACAAAAAACATTCGGTGGGGCCAAAACCGTCCGGAGAATTGGTGATATGGAACTTCCCACCAACTACTTCCATAATGATTATAAAGAATTATTTTATTCCTTTTGGAGATGTGAGAGAAGTTCATGGTGTGGACGATCCAAGAACCGCTGTGCCTTTAGGTGTCTGCTTACTTTTATTTGACGGTGATCCCACTATAGCTCATGAAGCGGCATCAAAGGCTGTTTCTTCCACCAATAATATTCTTTCCGTTGGTGGTCAGGCTATTAAATGTGGCGTGAACATTGGAAACAAACTTTACCATGAGATTTTCGACCGAGTAATGGAggacaagaaagagaaggagatgaaagAAGGACGAGAAATGGAACGAAAAAGAGAtttggagttgaaaaggcaaagagaaaaagcagTTGAACGTAAAGCCCAAAACGTACTTCACAAAGATCCCGAGAGAGAATCCAAAGCGGAAATGACCTCGACTGTGAATACTATGAATGCAGGCCTTATTAATCTTTCAATACATGACAGACATATCAAACCTTTCTCATCAGCAGATCTTCCTCCAGGCTTCTTAAAGTTCATTGCTGGCAGGCCATTCATATGGATTCCAGACCAGTACGTTAACACACGTAATGTTGGATCGTCTACTATTCGAAAAATTGTTGCTGCGTACAACTGCGACAGGATATTGACGCATAGAACGGGTTTCTATGTAGTATTTGATAGGTTGGACGATGCCCAAAAATGTTTTGATACAGAGGATGGGAAAAAAGTTATGAGATATCGCATGCTTATGACGTTCTATGTTCCAGATGATATGATGTTGCACACTAGAATTGGTGACGAAATTAGTGCAGTTGGTCAATCGAAGGCCTACCTTTTGGGTGAACTAAGAAATTATttattgaaggatttgcGGGAAAAGGTCATTGGACCGAAGGTGTTGAATATTATCGGTACCGATAGGTATAGAAGCCATATCGATGCGTACAAGAAGCTAATAGcgaagagaaaggaaaacGAAATTATGAAACAACAAGCAAAGTTAGAGCACGAGAAggtagaagatgatatgATTAGTAAGTTGCCAATCGGATTGGCCCCTGTTAGAGTCAATCATCAATCGGCCGACATCGCTTCTTTGACATctttcagaagaaagagaaacgGTAATAACTCAAAGATCATTCATCGTTTACCTCGCAAAAGATACATCACGAAGAGAAATGCCATGCCTATGTCACATGTCTTAAACGAGTCAGATGGAGAGgacaatgatgaagatgacgaagatgacgaagatggagaagaagatgaagaatcgGAAGACATAGAAGCAACAATCCCAGCTGTGGAGGATAAATCCGCAAAGCGCAAACTTGAAGACGTCGTTCAAATCggtaagagaagaaaagtgaaGGACAGTTCAATATCCTCTTCCGaggaggagatgaaggCCGTTCTTTCTTCACAGCCAACATCTCCGGAGAACGAGGTCAGTGCAGCATTGAAATCCGAGTACTTCGGCGTTGACGAGAGATATAGGCCTGTGTTGGGTAGTCCAATTCCTGTTTGTAAGGACAAATTAGATGTAACATCACCAAATTTAGATTGGATTCAGAATATAATAAGGGATGACGAGGACCTAAAGTTGTTCCGTACTTTCAGTCAGCATATCGCTTCCGCGTCAACGATAGTCAAGGATGTTAGATATTTgtgttggaagaagaagcatgaaAAAGAGACAGAAGACAAACTATTAGGGGATAGCGAGAAAAGGCAAAACGAGGGTCTTTCTGACTTCATCAATGAAGTGGTAAATAACAATGAGTTGCGCAGTTCCACTGGCTGTTTCAGGACCACAGGCTATAGAAAAATTCCCGATAGACTCAAGACTGACTATTTACCTTatcgaagaagaatcaaaaaGCCTTTGAGCACAATTGAGAACgaggatgataatgattCTACTGCTCAGTCGAGTAGTGTTCACAGTTCTAGAGTGAATCGTGCCATTAGCAGAAGGTTTGCAGCGGGTATTTCTGCTCAGAAGCAAATGTTAGGATCAGAGTCAGACTTATTGGAATTGAACCAGTTGCTCAAGAGGCAGAAACCAGTTCAATTTGCTCGCTCTGCCATCCATAATTGGGGATTGTACGCTCTCGAACCTATTGCCGTAAAGGAAATGATTATTGAGTACGTTGGAGAGAGAATACGTCAGAAAGTGGCTGAAGTAAGAGAGAAGCGATACCTCAAATCGGGTATTGGCTCCTCGTACCTGTTCCGGGTTGATGACAATACAGTTATTGATGCATCTAAGAAAGGTGGTATTGCCAGATTTATCAATCATTGTTGTGATCCATCGTGCACCGCCAAGATCATTAAAGTGGATGGTAAAAAAAGGATTGTAATATACGCCCTAAAAGATATTGCGGCCAACGAGGAATTGACATACAACTAcaaatttgaaaaggaaactaacccagaagaaagaattcCTTGCCTTTGCGGAGCTCCAAACTGCAAGGGATACTTAAACTGA